A stretch of Nitrospira defluvii DNA encodes these proteins:
- the secD gene encoding protein translocase subunit SecD encodes MKKVGGRLLALVTLVVVSIIFFLPSYQPLYKELPRWIREVLPDKGITLGLDLQGGIHLVLEVEEDRAVEIAVERTAAGLQDLLVEKKIPAESVKRTGSSQITIGFQNAELKAQVQKLLDDFPTYVEVESAGSTNTVVWGLREAEIKRIKDSAINQALETIRNRIDQFGVAEPLIQRQGLKQVVVQLPGIKDAKLAKDLIKQTALLEFKLLDDDNQLKLDLPGRVQKGKEREEAFLKQVEGKVPEGDQILFERIVEKESGQEWLAPYLVKKRVMLAGDVLSDARVSIGQFNEPYVSVTFDAKGAREFDRITGENVKKRMAIVLDNTIYSAPVIQERISGGRAQITGTFSMEEANNLSIVLRAGALPAPLKIIQDLTVGPSLGQDSIEKGIKATLFAGLLVIVFMALYYRLSGVIANFALVLNLICLIGSLAALNATLTLPGIAGIILTIGMGVDSNVLIFERIREELRQGKAVRVAIDAGYDKALLTIVDSHVTTLITGFALFLFGTGPIKGFAVTLCLGIAINLFTALVGTKVIFDLFNQRKKIEQLSI; translated from the coding sequence ATGAAAAAAGTCGGTGGACGGTTGTTGGCTTTGGTGACGCTGGTGGTCGTGTCGATCATCTTTTTCTTGCCCTCCTACCAACCGCTGTACAAGGAATTGCCGCGGTGGATTCGTGAAGTGCTGCCGGACAAGGGCATTACCCTGGGGTTGGACCTGCAAGGCGGCATTCACCTCGTGCTCGAAGTGGAAGAGGATCGGGCGGTTGAAATTGCCGTGGAACGGACGGCCGCGGGGCTTCAGGATCTGCTCGTGGAGAAGAAGATTCCTGCAGAATCGGTGAAGCGGACCGGTTCGTCGCAGATCACGATCGGGTTTCAAAATGCCGAATTGAAGGCCCAAGTACAGAAACTGTTGGACGACTTCCCGACGTATGTGGAAGTTGAGTCGGCCGGTTCGACCAATACGGTGGTGTGGGGCTTGCGTGAGGCGGAGATCAAGCGGATCAAGGATTCCGCGATCAATCAGGCGTTGGAAACGATCCGTAATCGCATCGACCAGTTCGGTGTGGCGGAACCCTTGATTCAACGGCAGGGGTTGAAGCAGGTCGTCGTGCAGCTACCTGGAATCAAGGATGCCAAGTTGGCCAAGGATCTGATCAAGCAAACCGCATTGCTCGAATTCAAGCTGTTGGATGACGACAATCAGCTCAAATTGGATCTGCCGGGCCGCGTACAGAAAGGGAAGGAGCGAGAAGAGGCGTTTCTGAAGCAAGTAGAGGGTAAGGTTCCGGAAGGCGATCAGATCCTCTTTGAGCGAATCGTTGAAAAAGAGAGCGGGCAAGAATGGCTGGCTCCCTATCTGGTGAAGAAACGGGTCATGCTGGCCGGCGACGTGTTGAGCGATGCGCGGGTTTCGATCGGACAGTTCAATGAGCCCTATGTGTCCGTGACCTTTGATGCGAAAGGCGCCCGGGAGTTCGATCGGATCACGGGCGAGAACGTCAAGAAGCGCATGGCGATCGTGCTCGACAATACCATCTACTCGGCGCCGGTCATTCAGGAGCGTATCAGCGGCGGTCGAGCCCAGATTACCGGAACCTTTTCGATGGAGGAGGCGAACAATCTGTCGATCGTGCTCCGGGCCGGTGCGTTGCCTGCGCCGCTGAAGATCATTCAGGATCTCACCGTCGGCCCTTCTCTGGGGCAGGATTCAATCGAAAAGGGCATCAAGGCAACGCTCTTCGCGGGCCTCCTTGTGATCGTCTTCATGGCCCTCTATTACCGGTTGTCGGGGGTGATTGCGAATTTCGCGCTGGTGCTGAACCTCATCTGTCTCATCGGGTCCTTGGCGGCGCTGAATGCGACGCTGACCTTGCCTGGTATCGCCGGCATCATTCTGACGATCGGCATGGGCGTCGATTCCAACGTGCTGATTTTTGAACGTATTCGTGAGGAGCTTCGGCAAGGAAAGGCGGTTCGGGTCGCGATTGATGCGGGGTATGACAAGGCCTTGTTGACGATTGTCGATTCCCACGTGACCACGTTGATCACCGGCTTTGCGCTGTTTCTTTTCGGTACCGGGCCGATTAAGGGCTTCGCTGTGACCTTGTGCCTCGGCATCGCGATCAATCTCTTTACGGCGTTGGTCGGGACGAAGGTGATTTTCGATCTGTTTAATCAGCGCAAGAAAATTGAGCAGCTCAGTATCTAG
- a CDS encoding c-type cytochrome, whose product MNAKASPVIGVALGALLLSASAAGVGQAADLPEGFAKGELAPAPPAEMIESGKRVYFTKCVWCHGVDGAGDGPGADRLWPRPRNFNQGTFKIRHTASGELPLFNYNEKTPDSGKNDLFDTVTHGLPGSAMPPWEGILTEEQRIQVLSYVTTQLVKDRKFTDKQSETQTILQLGTIKPAEATEDSIKKGAQLIVDKKCIECHGVEGRGDGNAFNLKDDWGFSIQPANWHKCWNFRGSRQDPYNVRNIFRTFSTGVNGTPMPSFADSTSIEDRWNIANFVNSLCERDEEGKPLGIDPLTDKPKINFVVPSTAVEGEISNDPENEMWKKQPRRYVAMGGQITHKPRNFVNRIDDIWVKSLYNEKSVVYLIQWDDRTKSIAEGKLPWAPTQVNVENFGVKEQAPKTGEEGSIAAAQNNYAVYNDAIAFQFPIKWQEIPAPFKPRYLWGDAKFNADILKWEADGSLRSFKGTGWDQDFEERDDFEEKVKLLKSEWKNGQWTVMISRPLKGSKDDYDEYTRFDIGKYIPMVFFAWDGHNGDAGRKMAVSAFYYTILQPPIPQEVYIYPAVIAVGVVFLEGWMLTRRANRKKGKVF is encoded by the coding sequence ATGAACGCAAAGGCTTCCCCGGTTATCGGGGTTGCCCTCGGTGCCCTTCTCCTCTCCGCCAGTGCGGCAGGGGTTGGTCAAGCCGCAGATCTTCCCGAGGGTTTTGCCAAGGGAGAATTGGCTCCTGCCCCACCGGCGGAAATGATCGAGTCAGGCAAGCGTGTCTACTTCACTAAGTGTGTCTGGTGTCACGGTGTGGACGGCGCAGGTGATGGGCCTGGTGCCGATCGGCTGTGGCCGCGCCCAAGAAACTTCAATCAGGGTACTTTCAAAATTCGTCACACGGCGAGTGGAGAATTGCCGCTGTTTAATTACAATGAAAAGACTCCGGACAGCGGGAAGAACGATTTGTTCGATACAGTGACGCACGGTCTTCCAGGTTCGGCGATGCCACCATGGGAAGGCATCTTAACTGAAGAGCAGCGCATTCAGGTGCTGTCATATGTGACGACGCAGTTGGTTAAGGACAGGAAATTTACGGACAAACAGTCTGAAACGCAAACGATCCTTCAGCTTGGTACGATCAAGCCTGCTGAAGCTACGGAAGATAGCATCAAGAAGGGCGCTCAACTTATCGTTGACAAGAAGTGCATTGAGTGTCATGGAGTCGAGGGCCGTGGTGACGGAAATGCTTTCAATTTGAAAGACGACTGGGGCTTCTCCATCCAGCCAGCGAATTGGCATAAATGCTGGAATTTCCGCGGAAGCCGTCAGGATCCCTACAATGTAAGGAATATTTTCCGTACATTCTCGACCGGCGTCAACGGAACCCCGATGCCCTCATTTGCCGATAGCACCTCGATCGAGGACCGTTGGAACATCGCAAATTTTGTCAATTCCTTGTGCGAGCGTGACGAGGAAGGAAAGCCTCTTGGTATCGATCCTTTGACCGACAAGCCGAAGATCAACTTCGTCGTGCCTTCTACCGCCGTCGAAGGGGAGATCTCGAACGATCCAGAGAACGAGATGTGGAAGAAGCAACCACGGCGTTACGTGGCGATGGGCGGTCAAATTACGCACAAGCCACGAAATTTTGTGAATCGTATCGACGATATTTGGGTGAAGTCGCTCTACAACGAGAAGAGCGTCGTGTACTTGATCCAATGGGATGATCGCACGAAGAGCATCGCGGAAGGTAAGCTCCCATGGGCGCCGACCCAGGTGAACGTCGAGAATTTCGGCGTGAAGGAGCAGGCTCCAAAGACGGGAGAGGAAGGGTCGATCGCTGCGGCTCAGAACAATTATGCCGTCTATAACGATGCTATCGCGTTCCAGTTTCCGATAAAGTGGCAGGAGATTCCAGCGCCATTCAAGCCACGCTATTTGTGGGGAGATGCGAAGTTCAACGCTGACATCCTCAAGTGGGAAGCAGACGGCTCCTTGCGTTCATTCAAGGGAACTGGATGGGATCAGGACTTCGAAGAGCGTGATGACTTCGAGGAGAAGGTCAAGCTGTTGAAGTCTGAATGGAAGAATGGCCAGTGGACTGTCATGATCTCCCGTCCCCTCAAAGGGAGCAAAGATGATTATGACGAATACACCAGATTTGATATCGGTAAGTATATACCGATGGTGTTCTTTGCCTGGGATGGACATAATGGTGATGCGGGTCGGAAGATGGCGGTCTCCGCCTTCTATTACACGATTCTGCAGCCGCCGATCCCTCAGGAGGTCTACATCTATCCTGCGGTGATCGCAGTTGGCGTGGTGTTCCTGGAGGGTTGGATGTTGACCCGCCGTGCTAACCGGAAAAAGGGTAAGGTATTCTAG
- a CDS encoding glycosyltransferase family 9 protein translates to MMEQEPLESSRRKVLVIHPAALGDVLLARPAIRALRRRFQNHEMAFLGGRAVGMLLHDCGEVNQVFPIESAYLGELFAGSEYLSRPFRDWLEHADVAVGWLTDREGIVAGTLRAVGVRSIQFQPALSADYQAEHQADRYCEALGLEGAELQLGRRLALPSGIRRQGQQSLQALKVRRDTPLVVVHAGSGSVSKCIEPWRLAQVIGWLVAFGAAPLLLEGPADQNAVASVLSRLSHGVPVVRGESVSVIAGVLSQAALYIGQDSGITHLAAALGVPTVACFGPTDPRRWAPRGSHITVLTGLRCACPSWHDVEICGERACLQISPERIIEAIRAYLIERVLPHSENT, encoded by the coding sequence ATGATGGAGCAGGAGCCGCTGGAGAGTAGTAGGCGGAAGGTACTGGTGATTCATCCAGCAGCATTGGGAGATGTGCTGTTGGCCCGCCCTGCGATCCGGGCGCTCCGCCGGCGATTCCAAAACCATGAGATGGCATTCCTTGGGGGGCGGGCGGTGGGCATGCTCTTGCACGACTGTGGAGAGGTGAATCAGGTCTTTCCAATTGAATCGGCATACTTGGGTGAGTTATTCGCCGGAAGCGAATACCTGAGCCGGCCGTTCCGGGATTGGCTAGAGCATGCTGATGTGGCAGTCGGTTGGCTGACAGATCGTGAGGGGATCGTCGCCGGCACTTTGCGTGCCGTTGGCGTGCGGTCGATTCAGTTTCAACCTGCTTTGTCGGCCGACTATCAAGCTGAGCATCAGGCGGATCGGTATTGTGAGGCACTCGGGCTGGAAGGGGCCGAGCTGCAGCTCGGCCGACGTCTTGCTCTACCATCGGGGATAAGGAGGCAGGGGCAGCAGAGCTTGCAAGCGCTCAAGGTGCGAAGGGACACACCGCTGGTGGTGGTCCACGCAGGGAGTGGCAGTGTCAGCAAGTGTATCGAGCCATGGAGGCTTGCGCAGGTTATTGGATGGTTGGTTGCGTTTGGTGCCGCTCCGTTGCTCCTGGAAGGACCCGCTGATCAGAACGCCGTTGCTTCGGTGCTGTCGCGGCTGAGCCACGGGGTGCCGGTGGTACGCGGTGAGAGTGTCTCTGTGATCGCCGGAGTGCTGTCGCAAGCGGCCCTCTATATCGGCCAGGATTCAGGCATCACACACCTTGCTGCTGCATTGGGCGTTCCAACGGTTGCGTGTTTCGGGCCAACGGATCCTCGTCGCTGGGCGCCGCGTGGTTCGCACATCACCGTTCTCACGGGGTTACGTTGCGCCTGCCCGTCCTGGCATGACGTCGAAATTTGCGGGGAACGCGCCTGTCTGCAGATAAGTCCAGAGCGCATTATCGAGGCCATTCGTGCATATTTGATTGAGCGAGTCCTCCCCCATTCTGAGAACACCTGA
- the secF gene encoding protein translocase subunit SecF, giving the protein MFEVLGKTNIDFMGKRTISFAISGILAFLGLIAVLQIGRGAANLGIDFAGGTAVQLKFDQSIRIDEARRALEHNGLGSAELQEFTQDNKLLIRVKASTTIEEKVAERVMAVFSKEFPGNKFVVDSSMEIGPTIGKKLQEDAMIAVLISFVGIVLYIAVRFELRFGVAAALATFHDVLAVLGVFYVLDKEITLLVVTALLTLAGYSLTDTVVVFDRIRENLRARRREDEATIINAAINQVLSRTIVTSLTVVIVLIPLVLAGAEVLHDFSLALLGGVIFGTYSSVFVASPLLLLWPGSAGSLLKRR; this is encoded by the coding sequence ATGTTCGAGGTTTTGGGAAAGACGAATATCGATTTTATGGGGAAGCGTACCATCTCGTTTGCCATCTCCGGCATCCTCGCCTTTCTGGGGCTCATCGCAGTGCTTCAAATTGGGCGTGGAGCGGCAAATCTGGGAATCGATTTTGCGGGTGGGACGGCGGTCCAGCTCAAGTTCGATCAATCGATCAGGATCGATGAAGCGCGACGCGCACTGGAACACAACGGGTTGGGCTCTGCCGAATTGCAGGAATTCACGCAGGACAACAAGTTGCTCATTCGCGTGAAAGCGTCGACGACCATCGAGGAGAAGGTCGCGGAGCGGGTCATGGCCGTGTTCAGCAAGGAGTTTCCCGGAAACAAGTTCGTCGTGGATTCCAGCATGGAGATCGGTCCGACGATCGGGAAAAAGCTGCAAGAAGATGCCATGATTGCGGTGTTGATCTCCTTCGTCGGAATCGTGTTGTACATCGCGGTCAGGTTCGAGCTGCGATTCGGGGTGGCGGCCGCCTTGGCGACGTTTCACGATGTGCTGGCGGTGTTGGGCGTGTTCTACGTGTTGGATAAAGAGATTACGTTGTTGGTTGTCACGGCGTTGCTGACGTTGGCGGGGTACTCGTTGACGGATACCGTTGTCGTATTTGACCGGATCCGCGAGAATCTTCGCGCCCGTCGCCGCGAGGACGAGGCAACGATCATCAATGCGGCCATTAATCAGGTCCTGAGTCGAACCATCGTGACCAGTCTCACCGTCGTGATCGTGCTCATTCCACTGGTCTTGGCGGGGGCTGAAGTGTTGCATGATTTTTCGTTGGCCCTGCTCGGAGGCGTCATATTCGGCACCTATTCCTCCGTCTTCGTAGCAAGCCCGTTGCTGCTGCTCTGGCCCGGTAGCGCCGGGAGCCTCCTGAAGCGTCGCTAG
- the argS gene encoding arginine--tRNA ligase has protein sequence MTQGIVQDKVSAALTGALLSAKQKGLLNFELLPPVHLEAPKRPEWGDVSCTVAMSLSALERKPPFEIAQIILDHIEQRDSLFVRAEIARPGFLNLTVQPGLWKDVLHQIEAQGRQYGHSQLGRTRRVLVEYVSANPTGPLHVGHGRGAAVGQALVGLLRATGHDVVSEYYINDAGRQMKLLGVSVLARYRELCGQTVSFPEDGYQGEYIRAVAERVKAERGADLLSLPVEDAERQSREFAYRELLALIRQDLERFGISFESWFSEASLLSSGAVEQVLAELKTRGLLFDQDGAQWFRSSAFGDEKDRVVRKQEGEYTYLASDIAYHRDKLRRGFDLLVDVWGADHHGYIPRMQAVVQAYGHPKERLRVVLVQMVNLLRGGRKVEMSKRAGEFITLREVMDEVGADAAKFFFLMRDSSTHLDFDLELAKQQSQENPVYYVQYAHARIASLLRVAASRGIECPRPSQSTLSLLEDPDELALIRKLSTFPVVMEASAVELEPHRMAYYLRELAGMVHPFYNKHRILPPAPDSETSTAILPDSAPRPNRGTDSIPPGVTGARLALMWAVQQVVRNGLNVLGVSAPEQM, from the coding sequence GTGACTCAAGGGATCGTTCAGGATAAGGTGAGTGCGGCGCTGACCGGAGCGTTGCTCTCCGCCAAACAAAAAGGCCTTCTCAATTTTGAGTTATTGCCGCCGGTGCATTTGGAGGCCCCAAAGCGGCCAGAATGGGGAGATGTTTCCTGCACCGTTGCGATGTCTCTCTCTGCCCTGGAACGCAAACCGCCATTTGAAATCGCGCAGATCATACTCGATCACATTGAGCAGCGAGATTCATTGTTCGTCCGGGCTGAAATTGCGCGGCCGGGATTTCTCAATCTGACGGTTCAGCCGGGGCTGTGGAAGGACGTGCTGCATCAGATCGAAGCGCAGGGTAGGCAGTATGGGCACAGTCAGCTGGGGCGAACGCGGCGGGTCTTGGTGGAATATGTCAGCGCCAATCCGACCGGCCCCTTGCACGTCGGCCATGGGCGAGGTGCCGCGGTGGGGCAGGCGCTGGTCGGCCTGCTGAGGGCGACCGGTCATGATGTGGTGAGTGAATACTACATCAATGACGCGGGACGACAGATGAAACTGCTCGGGGTGTCTGTCCTGGCACGCTACCGGGAATTGTGTGGGCAAACGGTTTCGTTTCCGGAGGATGGGTACCAAGGTGAGTATATTCGCGCAGTTGCAGAACGGGTGAAGGCCGAACGAGGGGCCGACCTCTTGTCGCTTCCCGTTGAGGACGCGGAACGCCAAAGCAGGGAATTCGCCTATCGAGAGCTGCTGGCGCTGATTCGGCAGGACTTGGAACGATTTGGGATTAGCTTTGAGTCCTGGTTCAGTGAGGCCTCGTTATTGTCGTCCGGTGCAGTTGAACAGGTGCTTGCCGAGCTGAAGACCAGAGGGCTCCTATTCGATCAAGACGGCGCGCAATGGTTTCGCTCCTCGGCGTTTGGCGACGAAAAAGATCGTGTTGTTCGGAAGCAGGAAGGTGAGTATACGTATTTGGCTTCCGACATTGCGTATCATCGCGACAAGCTACGCCGAGGGTTTGATCTCCTTGTCGATGTGTGGGGGGCGGATCACCATGGCTACATTCCGCGCATGCAAGCGGTGGTGCAGGCCTATGGGCATCCGAAGGAACGGCTTCGTGTCGTCCTGGTGCAAATGGTCAATCTCTTGCGCGGCGGCCGTAAGGTGGAAATGTCCAAACGGGCCGGAGAATTCATCACTCTTCGGGAGGTTATGGATGAAGTTGGGGCAGACGCAGCCAAGTTTTTTTTCCTCATGCGCGATTCCAGCACCCATTTGGATTTTGATCTGGAGCTGGCCAAGCAGCAGTCCCAGGAAAATCCAGTGTACTATGTCCAATATGCGCATGCGAGGATCGCGAGTCTGCTGCGCGTGGCCGCTTCGCGTGGCATTGAGTGTCCTCGTCCGAGTCAGTCGACGCTGAGTCTGTTGGAAGATCCGGACGAACTTGCACTCATTCGAAAGTTATCCACTTTTCCAGTGGTGATGGAGGCCAGCGCCGTGGAGCTGGAACCGCATCGTATGGCCTACTATCTTCGCGAGCTGGCTGGCATGGTGCATCCCTTTTATAACAAACATCGGATTCTTCCTCCGGCTCCCGACAGTGAGACATCTACGGCAATCTTGCCGGACTCGGCGCCTCGTCCAAATCGGGGGACGGATTCGATCCCGCCTGGTGTGACCGGGGCTCGGCTGGCGCTGATGTGGGCGGTGCAGCAGGTGGTCCGAAATGGGTTGAACGTGCTGGGTGTGTCAGCCCCGGAGCAGATGTAG
- the yajC gene encoding preprotein translocase subunit YajC translates to MWDSVAWAQGTSGSAGTGGGLLSLVPFVLIFVIFYFMLILPQQKRRKQADAMLAALKKGDKVVTASGIWGTITNMGKETVTLQIADTTKIKIQKEHIARLRGDEED, encoded by the coding sequence ATGTGGGATTCTGTAGCTTGGGCGCAGGGGACATCGGGGAGTGCAGGCACGGGTGGCGGCCTCTTGTCGCTGGTTCCATTCGTCCTCATTTTCGTCATTTTTTACTTCATGCTGATTCTGCCGCAGCAGAAACGTCGAAAGCAGGCGGACGCGATGCTCGCCGCTCTGAAGAAAGGCGACAAGGTGGTCACGGCCTCGGGCATCTGGGGTACCATCACCAACATGGGGAAAGAGACCGTGACGCTGCAAATCGCGGACACGACCAAAATCAAAATCCAAAAGGAACACATTGCTCGGTTGCGCGGTGACGAAGAGGATTGA
- a CDS encoding molybdenum cofactor guanylyltransferase, which yields MGSPNIEDVTGVLIAGGQSRRMGRDKRFLKVAGVSVFDRSLALLGTIFDEKLVVLAEPIEGLGVQGCSVVYDVVRNAGSLGGLLTGLIASTRARVFAIACDMPFLDQDVIRFMSSCDPTADVVVGHLEGRFHPMHAVYSKRCVPILQGMVERGELKIQSLFRCKELKVRVLTEADLLHFRSRLRSFRNINTPDDLVSAESAS from the coding sequence ATGGGTAGTCCAAACATCGAGGATGTTACCGGTGTCTTGATCGCTGGTGGGCAGAGTCGAAGAATGGGGCGAGACAAGCGTTTTCTCAAGGTGGCCGGCGTGAGTGTATTTGATAGGTCTCTCGCGCTACTGGGAACGATTTTTGACGAAAAACTCGTGGTTCTTGCTGAACCAATTGAGGGACTTGGGGTACAGGGATGTTCCGTTGTGTATGACGTGGTGAGGAATGCTGGGAGCCTCGGAGGACTTCTGACTGGACTCATCGCTTCCACGCGGGCAAGAGTATTTGCCATAGCCTGTGATATGCCTTTCCTGGACCAGGATGTCATCCGCTTCATGTCTTCCTGTGATCCTACTGCCGATGTGGTTGTTGGGCACCTTGAGGGCCGGTTTCATCCTATGCATGCAGTGTATTCGAAGCGTTGTGTTCCGATTCTGCAAGGCATGGTTGAGCGAGGGGAGCTCAAGATTCAGTCGCTGTTTCGCTGCAAGGAGTTGAAGGTCAGGGTCTTAACCGAAGCGGATTTGCTTCATTTCCGATCGAGACTCCGGTCATTCCGGAACATTAATACCCCCGATGACCTGGTCTCGGCAGAGAGCGCGAGTTGA
- the tgt gene encoding tRNA guanosine(34) transglycosylase Tgt, protein MLSFRITHEEAGGRARVGVLTTARSEVATPAFMPVGSLGNVRSVDGEELLKMGYGLILNNAYHLYLRPGHKIVEELGGVHRFTAWPGSILTDSGGFQVFSLAKFCKVTDEGVIFQSHIDGSSRFISPETSIEIQEALGADIIMAFDHVVALPSSLDQVRDASKRTSLWARRCVAAKRRTDQSLFGIVQGGLDRCLRVGSARDLVSVGFDGYAVGGLSVGEDKADMYAMLDVTVPELPTHKPRYLMGVGMPEDLVEGVARGIDMFDCVVPSRHGRTGWLFTSFGRVVIKQARYARDEQPIDPACGCPVCTRYTRAYLHHLFGIKEMLGARLNTIHNLWFFAKLMEEIRSAVRGGTFQEFRREFHRTYVVDRPGGESGSDLQNTNVS, encoded by the coding sequence ATGCTGTCGTTTCGAATTACCCATGAAGAGGCAGGCGGAAGGGCTCGGGTTGGGGTTCTCACCACGGCACGCAGTGAAGTCGCGACGCCTGCCTTCATGCCGGTGGGATCATTGGGGAACGTGCGAAGTGTGGATGGTGAGGAGCTGCTCAAGATGGGTTACGGGCTCATCTTGAACAATGCCTATCATCTCTACCTGCGTCCTGGGCACAAAATCGTCGAGGAACTGGGAGGCGTGCACCGCTTTACGGCCTGGCCAGGTTCGATCCTGACCGATAGCGGCGGTTTTCAAGTGTTTAGTTTGGCCAAGTTTTGCAAGGTGACGGATGAAGGCGTGATCTTTCAATCTCACATCGACGGGTCTTCCCGGTTTATCAGCCCGGAAACGTCGATTGAGATTCAGGAAGCGTTGGGGGCGGACATCATCATGGCGTTCGATCATGTTGTTGCCTTGCCCTCGTCGCTGGACCAAGTGCGTGACGCCTCCAAGCGGACTTCGCTCTGGGCGCGTCGCTGTGTGGCTGCAAAACGCCGGACCGATCAATCACTGTTCGGGATCGTTCAGGGCGGATTGGATCGATGTCTACGAGTGGGGTCGGCACGCGATTTAGTGTCGGTCGGGTTTGATGGGTATGCCGTCGGCGGCTTGTCGGTGGGGGAGGACAAGGCCGACATGTATGCCATGCTGGATGTGACGGTGCCGGAGCTGCCCACCCATAAACCACGGTACCTGATGGGCGTCGGGATGCCGGAGGATTTGGTGGAAGGGGTGGCGCGCGGGATTGATATGTTCGACTGTGTCGTTCCCTCGCGTCACGGCCGCACGGGCTGGCTTTTTACCTCCTTCGGGCGGGTCGTGATTAAGCAGGCCCGGTACGCCCGGGATGAGCAACCGATTGATCCGGCCTGCGGCTGCCCCGTCTGCACGCGATACACACGGGCCTACCTCCATCATTTATTTGGAATCAAAGAAATGTTGGGGGCTCGTCTGAACACGATTCATAATTTGTGGTTTTTTGCGAAGCTGATGGAGGAGATCCGCAGCGCCGTGCGGGGTGGAACCTTTCAAGAATTTCGTCGCGAATTTCATCGGACTTATGTCGTGGACCGGCCTGGCGGTGAAAGTGGGTCGGATCTCCAGAATACGAACGTGTCTTAA